In Leucobacter insecticola, one DNA window encodes the following:
- a CDS encoding ATP-binding cassette domain-containing protein codes for MSPSHATDSAPADLPATEAGPRGVRVEGLQVGTSERTIVEPLDLFVEPGEMLAIIGESGSGKSLTARAITGLLPRGVHAAGSAEIAGFRYDLASTQANIWRQVRGRRAVLLLQDPFTSLSPVLRCGEQIALTIRARAEVLGQRLDRAAVTAEVTRRLSEVQLPARVAGKFPTELSGGMRQRVAITAALAAEPELLIADEPTTALDASTQGEVLDLLRALQAVHRTSLILISHDLGVIDGRADRVMVMRQGEVVERGTTARVLSAPEHSYTRALIEANPSVSDAVPAATAAGSPVLVASGLTKNFGTATALSDASVDVAAGEIVAIVGESGSGKSTLARAVAGLEVPDTGTVLLHGKALPRDGAGASPARSRSCSRIPIPR; via the coding sequence ATGAGTCCATCACACGCTACCGATTCTGCTCCCGCGGACCTACCAGCCACCGAGGCCGGACCTCGAGGAGTGCGCGTTGAAGGACTCCAGGTGGGCACCTCGGAACGCACTATTGTCGAACCACTCGATCTCTTCGTTGAGCCCGGAGAAATGCTCGCCATCATTGGCGAGTCTGGCTCAGGGAAATCGCTCACGGCACGCGCCATCACGGGGCTTCTTCCAAGGGGTGTGCACGCAGCAGGAAGCGCCGAGATAGCCGGCTTCCGCTACGATCTCGCGAGCACCCAGGCAAACATCTGGCGACAGGTTCGCGGCAGGCGTGCCGTTCTGCTGCTGCAGGATCCCTTCACGAGCCTGAGCCCGGTACTCCGCTGTGGCGAACAGATCGCGCTCACTATCCGTGCGCGCGCCGAGGTGCTCGGGCAGCGTCTGGATCGCGCCGCAGTCACCGCAGAGGTGACCCGGCGACTCTCCGAGGTACAACTGCCAGCCCGTGTCGCAGGGAAGTTCCCCACTGAACTGTCCGGCGGCATGCGGCAACGTGTCGCCATTACGGCGGCGCTTGCAGCCGAGCCTGAGCTTCTCATCGCCGACGAGCCGACCACCGCCCTCGACGCGAGCACCCAGGGCGAGGTACTCGACCTGCTACGTGCTCTGCAGGCGGTGCATCGCACGAGCCTGATCCTGATCAGTCACGACCTCGGGGTTATTGACGGCCGCGCCGACCGCGTTATGGTGATGCGGCAGGGTGAGGTGGTCGAGCGAGGCACCACCGCGCGGGTACTTAGTGCGCCTGAACACAGCTACACTCGCGCACTGATCGAGGCAAACCCCTCCGTGTCAGACGCCGTGCCAGCAGCCACCGCTGCCGGAAGTCCAGTTCTCGTTGCGTCCGGACTAACGAAGAACTTTGGTACCGCCACGGCACTCTCAGATGCCTCGGTCGACGTGGCCGCAGGCGAGATCGTCGCTATCGTCGGCGAGTCAGGTTCCGGGAAGTCCACTCTGGCGCGCGCGGTCGCCGGCCTCGAGGTGCCCGACACGGGTACGGTACTGTTGCACGGTAAAGCCCTCCCCCGGGACGGCGCGGGCGCAAGCCCGGCGAGATCCAGATCGTGTTCCAGGATCCCTATTCCACGCTGA
- a CDS encoding ATP-binding cassette domain-containing protein: MFQDPYSTLNPSFTIAQSLEEAIRAGGDNTRTVSSLLELVELDPALAQRRPSQLSGGQRQRVAIARALAPNPEVLICDESVSALDVSVQAQILALLTRLRDELGLAMLFITHDLGVVARIASRVVVLRNGEIVERGETTRVLHDPQHDYTKLLVAAAKHDSMRQPHSTDSTATNVTAPDAPSSAQIGMQ, translated from the coding sequence GTGTTCCAGGATCCCTATTCCACGCTGAATCCCTCGTTCACGATCGCACAGTCACTAGAGGAGGCGATCCGGGCGGGCGGCGACAATACGCGCACCGTGAGCAGCCTGCTTGAGCTTGTCGAGCTCGATCCCGCGCTCGCACAGCGCAGGCCCTCCCAACTCTCTGGCGGGCAGCGGCAGCGTGTCGCTATTGCACGAGCGCTAGCTCCGAACCCCGAGGTGCTCATCTGCGACGAAAGTGTCTCAGCACTCGACGTATCAGTACAGGCGCAAATACTTGCGCTACTCACTCGGCTGCGTGACGAACTCGGCCTCGCGATGCTATTTATCACCCACGACCTCGGTGTAGTCGCGCGGATTGCGAGCCGCGTGGTGGTGCTGCGCAATGGTGAGATCGTCGAACGAGGAGAGACAACCCGAGTATTGCACGATCCGCAACACGACTACACCAAGCTACTTGTTGCAGCAGCCAAGCACGACAGCATGCGACAGCCCCACAGCACAGATAGTACCGCCACGAACGTTACAGCTCCAGACGCTCCCAGCTCAGCTCAGATCGGAATGCAATGA